One window of Vespa velutina chromosome 2, iVesVel2.1, whole genome shotgun sequence genomic DNA carries:
- the LOC124957622 gene encoding uncharacterized protein LOC124957622 isoform X7 yields MDVLQDRFRVKGHQNVYEIFIKYRWDGRCLMARAGTQRWRNPAPEGDDVQRSIELLDKVLSEYDEHEAESEVGSGGGSGGGGGGGGGSGGGGGGGGDDGSGGGTSGGGAGGNEVVGDGRGEGIVGGFLGGCGSSTEPSIGLTPDDESPSLGHQSEDDGYMSMNGRKAKMALVALRPVPDCPEPQDSAGLPSQEFPPPPEEAERIISTLLPIVSPGNSSKRTSQSSERRSNRQQWMIAMEDSMRHGNAVTTQTTLPKTRHQRPYGWKNGNAEMGRIKRESSSSPPSKFASLPYDGKVSFNWIPPRTNPCTIEKHREVRRRSSEEHLERDRRRKNADKDRTSHLRKQRQNEIMKSSSVEDRLLMNHNYSHNRNHRGGEGVASSIGGGSNGGDGSGDGGGGQDIGARRRRNDSDSSEGRFSRNSESERSSIPRSSSVSVERFSMRANCDSSDFSRANSTSNERFHSDFSIAVASASSNDHVSIPTSDPFSIRNLDFVSFSLPRADSNERFSGRTSDRCSEERYSDMFSTRNSDFSTRNSTDFRTQSEEERFSDDSLEELLPPPPSISKRHSIAWEVSLEDDPLYAPGSTKVVGRRRRKSSDVSSVGSASKFRDFDDWQDPRLSTTDDDLVSPYSDSSTNDFDQIRPQNLTKNGTYVIRRGRKKERKVLPKTATKTKSLSFENADDNRLSDVKRYSSTFDNIKSLLKENKLDTRKRRSSEDKSENLVELPSEFAEIIPPPDLIRVVSLLTINNDNNNNTSSNDEEEEEEEDEDENNDRAAHLNIMIEEEETSEKLFSKMKERPMGEISREKLPSNFSINKDSTDLDIDRDRECNGGIPLSISASKALDIGKPIDFLLEERSKKLMSSSNERLSSKIPVNLLIEDQIVKKALNENRRQLEKVSDAIKEIENVKNSESYCESKRWKNGDIRASSRRNSYENDSIEKTNRKTLGSPYEPRNRKQQSSDSETSKMSSENDFDRRKANGTDIYASGRRLRQNGIESHKNNQKQIEHVIDAILEDSKNPNFQVNVEVLEFPPLPPSPVEEADEENSDVGQNAVISTRSKSHGNRTMEYRPRVPPHRGQIVDVKDHQTSLNTRSMDAGFSRGRRTPTAGNSRREDGLKKEASLEKSNESKEQTKSTLGIQRTIQRAESSAGGEKDLTDGFTRTVVKTSSFRKETLALGRWLLLKRCRRQRRYQR; encoded by the exons AGGTGACGATGTAcaacgatcgatcgagttACTGGACAAAGTGCTCTCAGAGTACGACGAGCACGAGGCAGAAAGCGAAGTCGGCAGTGGTGGCGGcagtggcggtggcggtggcggcggcggtggcagTGGCGGTGgaggtggcggtggcggtgacGACGGTAGCGGAGGTGGCACCAGTGGAGGTGGTGCTGGTGGAAACGAAGTCGTTGGCGACGGAAGAGGTGAGGGTATCGTCGGCGGTTTCCTCGGAGGTTGTGGTAGCAGTACGGAACCCAGTATTGGTCTTACACCCGACGACGAGAGTCCGTCTTTAG GACATCAATCGGAAGATGACGGTTACATGAGTATGAATGGACGGAAAGCGAAAATGGCGTTGGTAGCATTACGTCCGGTTCCGGATTGCCCGGAACCACAAGACTCGGCGGGATTACCATCACAGGAATTTCCTCCGCCCCCTGAAGAGGCAGAACGCATCATTTCGACTCTTTTACCTAT AGTCTCCCCCGGAAACTCGTCAAAGAGAACGAGCCAATCGTCAGAACGGCGAAGCAACCGACAGCAGTGGATGATAGCAATGGAGGATAGCATGCGGCACGGAAACGCGGTTACCACACAAACGACTCTT CCCAAGACCCGGCATCAAAGGCCGTACGGATGGAAGAACGGTAACGCTGAAATGGGCCGAATAAAACGTGAATCTAGCTCGAGTCCACCGAGCAAGTTCGCGAGCTTACCGTATGATGGTAAGGTCTCTTTCAATTGGATCCCACCGCGGACGAATCCATGCACTATCGAGAAGCATCGCGAAGTAAGACGTCGTTCCTCGGAGGAACATCTCGAGAGGGATCGTCGTCGAAAAAACGCCGACAAGGATCGGACATCTCATTTGCGAAAACAGAGGCAAAACGAGATTATGAAATCGAGTAGCGTCGAGGATAGATTACTGATGAATCATAATTACAGTCACAATCGTAATCAtagaggaggagagggagtTGCCAGCAGTATCGGTGGTGGTAGCAATGGTGGTGATGGCAGCGGCGACGGCGGAGGAGGGCAAGATATTGGAGCAAGACGACGAAGAAACGACTCGGACTCAAGCGAGGGTAGATTTTCGAGAAACTCGGAGTCCGAAAGATCCTCGATACCTCGCTCGAGCTCAGTCAGCGTTGAAAGGTTCTCCATGAGGGCAAACTGCGACTCCTCGGACTTTTCTAGGGCCAACTCGACCTCGAACGAAAGATTCCATTCGGACTTCTCGATAGCCGTAGCCAGTGCTAGCTCAAACGACCACGTGTCCATACCCACCTCCGATCCTTTTTCTATTAGAAATCTCGACTTTGTGTCATTTTCATTGCCACGAGCAGATTCGAACGAAAGATTCTCAGGACGCACATCCGACAGATGCTCAGAAGAACGTTACTCCGATATGTTCTCGACGAGGAATTCGGACTTTTCCACGAGAAATTCGACCGATTTTCGGACTCAGTCCGAGGAAGAACGCTTTTCAGACGATTCCTTGGAGGAACTCTTACCTCCACCACCATCCATCAGCAAGAGACACTCGATCGCTTGGGAAGTCTCGCTCGAAGACGACCCTCTTTATGCACCTGGTAGCACCAAGGTCGTCGGTAGGAGACGTCGAAAGAGCAGCGACGTTTCTA gcgTCGGATCGGCGTCGAAATTTCGTGATTTTGATGACTGGCAAGATCCACGGCTCTCGACGACAGACGACGATCTGGTTTCGCCATACTCGGACTCCTCAACGAACGATTTCGATCAGATTCGTCCGCAAAATCTGACCAAAAACGGTACTTACGTAATACGACGAGGTcgtaaaaaggaacgaaaggtCCTACCGAAGACAGCGACGAAAACGAAGAGCCTGTCCTTTGAAAACGCCGACGACAATCGACTGTCGGACGTGAAAAGATATTCGAGTACATTTGACAACATAAAAAGTCTCCTGAAAGAGAATAAGCTGGATACTAGAAAAAGACGATCGTCGGAGGACAAATCAGAGAATCTCGTCGAATTACCAAGTGAATTTGCAGAAATCATCCCACCTCCGGATCTCATCAGAGTTGTTTCCCTTCTGACCATaaacaacgacaataataacaataccaGCAGCAACgacgaggaggaagaggaagaagaagacgaggacGAGAACAACGATCGAGCAGCTCATCTCAACATAATgatcgaagaggaagaaacgtcagaaaaattattcagCAAAATGAAAGAACGCCCGATGGGTGAAATTTCTCGCGAAAAGCTACCatcaaatttttcgataaataaagattCAACGGATTTGGACattgatagagatagagaatgcaACGGTGGTATTCCACTTTCTATTTCGGCGTCGAAAGCTTTAGATATCGGTAAGCCAATCGATTTTCTCCTCGAAGAACGATCAAAGAAACTCATGAGTTCGAGCAATGAACGGCTGTCCTCTAAAATACCCGTTAATCTTTTGATCGAAGATCAAATCGTGAAAAAGGCTCTTAACGAGAATCGTAGACAATTGGAAAAGGTCAGCGACGCCATAAAAGAGATCGAAAACGTTAAGAACAGCGAGTCCTATTGCGAGAGCAAGCGATGGAAAAATGGCGACATTAGAGCTTCTTCCAGAAGAAACAGTTACGAAAACGATTCTATCGAAAAAACGAATCGGAAGACGCTAGGCAGTCCGTATGAACCGAGAAACAGAAAACAACAGAGTTCCGATTCGGAAACTTCCAAGATGAGCTCCGAGAATGATTTTGATCGAAGAAAAGCAAATGGAACGGACATTTACGCGTCCGGTAGGAGGTTGAGACAAAATGGCATTGAAAGTCACAAAAATAATCAGAAACAAATCGAGCACGTAATCGACGCCATACTCGAGGACTCAAAAAATCCTAACTTTCAG GTCAACGTTGAAGTGCTCGAGTTTCCACCATTGCCGCCGTCACCGGTGGAGGAAGCGGACGAGGAAAACTCAGACGTTGGACAAAATGCCGTAATCAGCACTAGGTCGAAAAGTCACGGTAACAGAACAATGGAATATAGACCACGGGTGCCACCGCATCGCGGCCAAATCGTCGATGTCAAAGATCATCAAACGTCACTTAATACAAGATCAATGGATGCCGGATTCTCTCGTGGTAGACGTACACCGACCGCCGGCAATTCGAGAAGAGAG GAtggattgaaaaaagaagcaagcCTCGAGAAGTCGAACGAGTCAAAGGAACAAACTAAAAGTACGCTCGGTATACAAAGGACCATCCAAAGAGCAGAATCAA GTGCCGGTGGAGAGAAGGACCTTACCGACGGATTTACCAGGACCGTCGTCAAGACGTCGTCCTTTCGCAAAGAGACACTCGCCCTCGGCAGATGGTTGCTCCTCAAACGTTGCAGGCGCCAACGGCGATATCAACGGTAG